The Zea mays cultivar B73 chromosome 7, Zm-B73-REFERENCE-NAM-5.0, whole genome shotgun sequence DNA segment GCACCTTCCATTCCATTACACGCGAGGACCCCGCCCGGTTATAATTATATGATGTTTGGTTCAGTGTCAATGAGGGATGGGACGGGATCAACCCTGAGTTGACCTCGTCCCTTATTTTTTGAGGGGTGACCCTATCCACTATTTTTGAAGAATATTCCTTGACCCTGACTCTGGACCTCCAAACCAAACATGAGTCAACTTAGAATGATCACAATTCACACCTCATCCTTCTTCATCCTTTCCATCCAAACACTACCTAAATCCCACGCACCTTTGGTTGCTCAGCATGTCTCGCGGGTCCTGCCGTCTCGTCGCCACTACTGACTACTGAGGAGAGGAGCATGGCCCTGACTAACGTCTTCGTCGTCCTCCTGAGTACCGCATTGGCTGTGCTCCCCTTCTCCCCTGCCGGTAACCGCGTTCGGCTCGCACCTGCTGCTTATTTTACAGGTCCAATCTAGTGCTAATCGTTGTCCATCGTGTACAATGTAGATGCCGGCGTGGTGGGCGTGAGCTACGGCCGATTAGGGAACGACCTGCCGGGCACGGCTTCGGTGGTAAAGCTGCTGAAGAAGAGCGGCATCACCTCGGTGAGGCTCTACGACGCCAACTCAAAGGTGCTCAAGGCCCTGGCCAACACCGGGATCACGGTGATGGTAATGCTACCCAACGACAAGCTCGCCGCGGCGGCCGCGGACCCGTCGAGCGCGCGACGGTGGGTGCGGAGGAACGTGGCGGCGTACTACCCCGCCACGCAGATCCACGCCGTCGCCGTCGGGAACGAGGTGTTCGAGGAGGCCAAGAACCTGACCGGGCAGCTCGTCCCGGCCATGTCCAACGTGCACGACGCGCTGGTGAAGCTTGGCCTGGACGGGGCCGTGAAGGTCTCGACGCCGATCGCGTTCACCGCGCTCCAGGAGTCGTGGCCGCCGTCCGCGGGCAGGTTCCGGGACGACATCGCGCGGTCGGTGATGAAGCCCATGATCGATTTCCTGGAGCGGACCGGGTCGTACCTCACCGTGAACGCCTACCCGTTCTTCGCGTACGCCGAGGAGCCAGACAAGATCTCCCTCGACTACGCCCTGGGGAACTCCAACGCCACCGGCGTGCGCGACCCCGTGACCGGGCTCGTGTACCACAGCCTCCTGGACGCCCAGCTCGACGCCACGTACTTCGCGATGGAGAAGCTGGGGACGTCCAGATCCAGTGCGCGGGGGCCAAAATCCGTGGCGCCAGCAGCGCACGTTTCGGAGAGCGGGTGGCCTTCCGGCGGCAAACCCAAACGCGGCGGCAGGCCGCGGCCACGCCCACGCGGCGGCGGGAGGCGTTTGGAGTTGGAGCAGGCTGGAGGtgaagcggcttcggtagccaacGCGCAAGCGTACAACAACTACCTGATCAAGCGCGTGCTGTCCGGTGACACGGGCACCCCGTACCACCCCGACGCCGACATGGACGTCTACATCTTCTCCCTCTTCAACGAGAACCAGAAGGGCGACGGGGCGGACGACGTCGAGCAGCACTTCGGGCTGTTCTACCCGAACCGGACGAAGGTGTACGAGTTCGACTTCCGGGGCGGCGCGCTGGTGGCCAGCTGGTGCGTGGCGAACGCGTCCGCCGGGGACGCGCGGCTGCAGGCGGCGCTGGAGTACGCGTGCGGCCACGGCGCCGACTGCGGCGCCATCCAGCCCGGCGCGCCGTGCTTCGAGCCCGACACCAGGCTCGCGCACGCCTCGTATGCGTTCAACAGCTACTACCAGCGCAACGGCCGGGCCAAGGCGGCGTGCGACTTCGACGGCGCCGCCTACGTCGTGTATCACGAACCAGCTGGTGAGTTCTCGATCTCCATCGccgattctctctctctctcacacacacacagATTCTCAATTTCTACTTCTAGTGGTATGCATGGCAACGTGTTGTTTACTTGTGTTCGTGTCATGTAGGCACCTGTGACCCGAACGTGAGCTGGTGCGTGGCGAATGCGGCGGCCGGCGACGCGCGGCTGCTGGCAGCGCTGAACTACGCGTGTGCCAACGGCGCGGACTGCGGCGCCATACAGCCCGGCGGAGCGTGCTTCGAGCCCAACACCGTGGTCGCCCACGCCTCGTACGCGTTCAACAGCTACTACCAGCGGAAGGGGCGGGGCAGCGGGACGTGCGACTTCGCCGGAGCCGGTTCCGTGGTCTACCACGCGCCAAGTGAGTCCACGAACGCCAcgcttctttctttctttctctcgCCGTCGCCGGCCGTGACTCCAGCTGTCCCTCACTGCTGAAAGCGTGAAACATGTCTCCCACGTGGGGGATCCAGAAATCCAGTGAACTGTAGGCTCACTTTTGTTTGCTTGCATTGTGTGGTCACCGCAGAGATTATTGGGAAGTGCGTCCTCCCGTCGAAAGCTTGGATTCAAGAAACAACAACAGTCAAGTCTAGAGGATTCAAGACAAGTTCGGTTTAACCTCGTACTAGGAACGTAGAATAATGTAAACATTGGCATCTGCACATCAGGATAACTGATGTCtttgtgttgctttgcttttcggaCACTCATGAACCATCGTTCCTGTTTCCTGAGGCGGATCTCCTGCTAGGTTTGGTTCCCGGCTTCTGGCTTTATCGGATACTGTAGCTTTTTTAAAAATACATCTGGGGTCCTTAACTTTTTTATATTCTCAGCTACGCTATGAAACTAAAAAAAAAAATCCCAAACCACCACTACGCCATCACCATCTGTCAGTTAGTTAAATTCAAAAAAAAAACTCTCTTCAATCTCCCTCTCTCTTTGTTTATTCCATGGCCGCTGAGTATGTGCCTCGCCAGTCGTCATGATAGGACTGTGCAGACGAACGCACGAGAGTTCACGcgagatgggggggggggggggggggggggggggggcaagaAGAATAAAAAGAGTCGTAGTAGAAAAAGGAAAAATACACATTTTTAGGTTTCATAATCTAATCTTAATATAAGTAAAAGATAATACACGTGGACAAAATTCAAACTTCTGTTGATGGCAACTCGATTGCATGTATAATGAGATGGTGCAAAAAGAAATAAATTATGACAATACTAGCTCATGAGTAGATATTAGAAGGAAGAAAAAGATACTAATAATAGTGAACAATTTTTTAGCTTTCACCTGCTCCTTGATAGTATCTTCAAAGGCAACGAACATCTAGTAGTGGCACTAAAGGCTGGCGAGCATCTGCTGTGAAAGTATATAATTTCAGCTTCAATTTCAGGCAGTATCGGATGAGCAACAAAAACTAGACAGGTAAACGTGCATATGCAATAGACAATAAGACCTAATACATTTTTAAAGTTCAATAGTTTCATTAGTATCGAAAATGTCATCAAATATATCGAATACTTGCAGTGGCCAAACCACACCGGCAAGAAAAAAAATGTTGAATAAATTTTTTTATGATACATGGAGATAGCTAGTGAAAGAACTTTTGCAAAACAACCGTCTAATGTTGTCTCCTGCAACTATCCTATCGTATTCCTTATTTCAAACTTCATTATATAAATAGTATAATATATGGTGTACAAtttttattttacattatttgCTACGGACAACCTAATAAGTTAAAATTTAGGATTATATGTGTGATAAATCCAACACCGTTGCATGAGTTACGATTGTCATGAAGGTTGTCGGGACATGTTCAAATCAGAAATGAACCTTCTATGTCATCGAGTTAAGCCAGTAATAGGAGATAAAATTAAAACCTGGCTTCAGTATTCTGTTCTGTAACTTTCATTTTTCTTTCTATACTTACCCTTCTGTATCTACTCCCCCTTCATTTTCTTAAGCAATAAAATACTGTAAGCCTCCCTACAGTAACTTTTATTTCAAAAAAAAGTTACGATTGTCATGCAACTCAAATGTGTTCCTTCTATTATATGTAAACGAGTTATGAGTAGACAACTGAAATGATAATTTATTTTAATAAATTGTCTATTAAACTATCTTATGATTACATAGAACTAAATGTTGATGTCAAGCTCCTAATAGCGAACAACTCCAAGTCATGAAAACCATCATGATGCATAGaattatataatatatatataagagCTAAAAAAATGTCTCCGGTTTAAATGTACAAAAGAGCTAAAAAAATACTAGATACAAATTTCAAAAGTGACTTTTATCTCCAATAGAGCTTACCAAGATGAGGCCAACTTAATTTGGACTCAGCCAAAATTATTCTGTCACAATATAATAATAGGAAAAAAAACGAGAAAGATGACAATAGCTCGAGCTAAATTCTTTGCTCGCAATCATTACTCTCGCCGTGAATTCAGAGTATCGAGCAGTCCAGCTGTTCCTCACTACTGAAAGCTGAAACATGTCCTCCACGTGAGGAATCCAGAGATCCAGAAATTGTTGTTTGCTCACTGTCGTTTGCCGCGGAGATTGGAAACTGTGTCCTCCCGTCGATTGCTTGGGCTCCAGCGAAGCATACATGATACATCTGATGCTCAACTTTCGAGACATGTTCAGTTTTAACCTCGTACTAGGAACGTAGAACAATGTATAAAAGATCGGCATTGCACATCAGATAACAGATGTCTTTGCGTGCTTTGCTTTGCGAATATTCAATTATTCATGGATCGTTGTTCCTATTTTCCTGAGGTGGATCTCCTGCTAGGTTTGGCTCCGGTTTTATCGTAACTATAGCTATACTTATTGCATCTTGGCTCCTTAATCTTTTGTGTATACTCTTCTCAGTTTAATTCCTCAAACTAAAACTGCTTATATGCTCATGCCAATTAAATTAAAGTAAAAAAAATTATCTTCAATCTAGCTCTCTTTGTTCGTTCCATGGCCGCTCACTGTGTGTGCCTTAATTTAGAGCCCATGCATAGCCACAAAGACAAGGCCGGCCGACGGGTAGCCAGGGTTTACAAAACCGGTGGGGAGGTAAAAACCGTCCCCCACCGGTAATGGTTTACCACCGGTAACGGTTTACCGCCGGTAAACCGGTAGAAACCGGTAAAAATCGACCGTTTGGCCAAACCAAATCAGTTTGAATTCGAATTGGTTTACCGGTGAAAAACCGGCGAAAAACCGGCGGTTAACCGTGAAATAAACTGTTTTTACCGTTTTTAGCAGAAAAAAATGAAAATTTTGGCAGGGTTTATTTGTAGTTTGCTCAATTCACATTGTACAGTAAATATTAATTGATCCACACAACATGAGTTCATcaaaataacatacaacatacatATGCAACCACAAACTCCAGTTCTCATGCAATAAACATCCAGCGAACTTcgcaatactcaaatacaagttcttttacaCCTCTCCAACGAGGCAACGACACATAGGTCGACTTATTTCACAATACTCACATGTTCAGCTCGAGTCATAGTGATAGTACTCAGGCATGTTGGAAGGGTCGTGATATTGATCCAATCTGTCATACTGATAGTGATAGCCTGATAGGCCTATTCAAAAGATATGAGATACATTAGTGATGAAACAAGAACGACAAATAAATACTTATCCACAAAGCAAAAGAACATACCGGTGCAGCGGGAACTTGTCCATACCCATATTGTGGTCCTGGTGGATACATATTTGATAAATTTGAATATGGTGGTGGAGAAGGTCCATAGTTTCCATACCCATACATGATCGATGGTGGTGCTTCGCCTGATGGTGGAGGGGGTCCATAGGTTCCTTGACTCGGTTGCCATTGCCATGCATAAGGGTTATAGACTGGGTCTTGTCCAGTCGGATAGTTAGAAGAACCAGAGCTACTTGAGCTACGGATTCCATCTTGGACAAGAAATGAAACCGAACGACGTCGACCACTTATTGTCTCCCGCTGTGAATGAGGTGCATCATGGTAAGAATCTTGTGTGGAATGGGTGAACCGACTTCCTCCAGTGGACCTCCAATCTCCTGCACCACTCCCTCCCGTACCACTCCCTCCTGCACCACTCCctcctacaccatataatccagcATCACCATGGCTGCCATCATCACCAGCACTAGGGTCGGTTGTGTTATCATCACTGTTTTCATCCTCGTCTTCCTCTTCGATTTGATCGGTGATTTTGACCCTTTTTCCTTTCCTATCTGATGGACCAAGTCTTGTCTTCCGCTTACCAAGGTGGGTGTCACCAATTGTTTCATCGGCCCATTCTTGCACTTCCTCTGTGCCTCCTTGTTCACGTACAAGCGATGTAAAAAGCGTGCTAGGAAGAGGAGTGTCACTGATAGGTGAGTCTTCATCCAATGTTGGAGGTGCATTGGATCTTCCTCTTTCCATCCAATCTCTAATGGCTTCATTATGCCTATGTAATGATAGATCCATGAAGGCCAAGGCAGGATCAAACTCACTAGGCTCTGGTGTACCAGTTGCTCGTTGGATGCAAAGACGAAAGTTGTAGTTAACGAACACAAGCTCATGCAATTTCAAGTAGCCGAGTTTGTTGCAGAGCTTTGTGTGGATGAATGCGAAAG contains these protein-coding regions:
- the LOC100285105 gene encoding Glucan endo-1,3-beta-glucosidase 13 precursor (The RefSeq protein has 2 substitutions compared to this genomic sequence), with protein sequence MALTNVFVVLLSTALAVLPFSPADAGVVGVSYGRLGNDLPGTASVVKLLKKSGITSVRLYDANSKVLKALANTGITVMVMLPNDKLAAAAADPSSARRWVRRNVAAYYPATHIHAVAVGNEVFEEAKNLTGQLVPAMSNVHDALVKLGLDGAVKVSTPIAFTALQESWPPSAGRFRDDIARSVMKPMIDFLERTGSYLTVNAYPFFAYAEEPDKISLDYALGNSNATGVRDPVTGLVYHSLLDAQLDATYFAMEKLGTSRSSARGPNSVAPAAHVSESGWPSGGKPKRGGRPRPRPRGGGRRLELEQAGGEAASVANAQAYNNYLIKRVLSGDTGTPYHPDADMDVYIFSLFNENQKGDGADDVEQHFGLFYPNRTKVYEFDFRGGALVASWCVANASAGDARLQAALEYACGHGADCGAIQPGAPCFEPDTRLAHASYAFNSYYQRNGRAKAACDFDGAAYVVYHEPAGTCDPNVSWCVANAAAGDARLLAALNYACANGADCGAIQPGGACFEPNTVVAHASYAFNSYYQRKGRGSGTCDFAGAGSVVYHAPKIIGKCVLPSKAWIQETTTVKSRGFKTSSV